One Ignavibacteriota bacterium DNA segment encodes these proteins:
- a CDS encoding secretin and TonB N-terminal domain-containing protein gives MPLGSMDTTSFSFKDTDLRDIFRAISLQHGVNVFLDNAINKKVTVSLNRVRVFDAITFLAAQNKLDVLLEGSIFRITQPPTPAPPPEPPPRIPGILFENGLFSVDLKNDDLEKVVLIIQEKCGKNILVISGTSGTVSGKLIDIEFDLGFTQIMNNNGFAVQKKNNIYIVSRQEYFVGAQGTSTPQKSGPYWVSVKDSLVSIDVTNAPLERLLHDMTRQLSADIVFYSAISGTVSARATSVPLSRALDIILRNTNYAYKEAEGIVFVGEKTNKNLTTTRLLRLKYLTADRAAELLPQSITSLATVKAIKEQNGLVVVGSADAVEQVRECLAQLDQPVAQVLIEAIVIDYDVSRGSELGIQAGLLGSNDTVSYSRQGTLVPGIDMSMKGDYINRKLKQIGTINLFGKEINIGRLGQLPGDFFLNVKAMERNGLANVRSHPVLATLNGYKASLSIGTTQYFLLKTTTPYRDQTQTVFQETQSFQTIEADVKLDITPYVGSDGLITLEIKPDFRTPVGQFSSEVPPTINKRAMSSTIIVREGETIVLGGLVQETESELRTSVPILGSIPLLGSLFSSTTKDKRKSQLMIYVTPRISYGEAFHSAYALPGGDE, from the coding sequence ATGCCGTTAGGTTCGATGGATACGACCAGCTTCAGCTTCAAAGACACTGACCTCCGCGACATCTTCCGAGCGATCTCGCTCCAGCACGGTGTGAATGTCTTCCTGGACAACGCCATCAACAAGAAGGTCACGGTTTCCCTGAATCGCGTCAGGGTCTTTGATGCTATCACGTTCCTCGCTGCGCAGAACAAGTTGGATGTTCTGCTTGAAGGCAGCATCTTCCGCATCACTCAGCCGCCCACACCGGCCCCTCCACCGGAGCCCCCGCCGCGCATTCCCGGAATTCTCTTCGAGAACGGCCTCTTCTCTGTCGATCTCAAAAACGACGATCTGGAGAAAGTCGTCCTTATTATTCAGGAGAAATGTGGCAAGAACATACTCGTGATCAGTGGCACCTCAGGAACGGTAAGCGGTAAACTGATCGACATCGAGTTCGACCTCGGCTTCACACAGATCATGAACAACAACGGATTCGCTGTTCAGAAAAAGAACAATATCTATATCGTGAGCCGGCAGGAGTACTTCGTGGGCGCCCAGGGGACGAGCACACCTCAGAAGTCCGGTCCCTATTGGGTGAGCGTGAAAGATTCGCTCGTTAGCATTGACGTGACGAACGCACCCCTGGAACGTCTCCTTCACGATATGACGCGCCAACTGAGTGCTGACATTGTCTTCTACAGCGCTATCAGCGGCACGGTCTCGGCGCGCGCAACCAGCGTCCCTCTCTCCCGAGCCCTGGATATCATCCTCCGCAATACGAACTACGCCTACAAAGAGGCCGAAGGGATCGTGTTCGTGGGTGAGAAGACGAACAAGAACCTTACCACGACACGGCTTCTCCGGCTCAAGTACCTGACCGCAGACCGCGCTGCGGAACTCCTCCCGCAGTCGATCACCTCGCTCGCCACTGTGAAGGCGATCAAGGAGCAGAACGGCCTCGTAGTAGTTGGCTCTGCAGATGCGGTGGAGCAGGTGAGGGAGTGCCTCGCGCAGCTCGACCAACCCGTTGCCCAAGTGCTGATCGAGGCGATCGTGATCGACTACGATGTCTCGCGCGGCTCTGAACTCGGCATCCAGGCCGGACTCCTGGGCTCGAACGATACGGTCTCCTACTCCCGCCAGGGGACGCTCGTGCCCGGGATAGATATGAGCATGAAGGGGGACTACATCAACCGGAAATTGAAACAGATCGGGACGATCAATCTGTTCGGGAAAGAGATCAATATCGGCCGGCTCGGACAACTCCCCGGCGACTTCTTCTTGAATGTGAAGGCGATGGAAAGAAACGGGCTAGCCAACGTGCGCTCCCATCCGGTCCTCGCTACGCTCAACGGATACAAGGCAAGCCTGAGCATCGGCACAACACAGTACTTTCTTCTCAAGACGACAACGCCGTACCGGGACCAGACGCAGACGGTCTTTCAGGAAACGCAGTCATTCCAGACGATCGAGGCGGATGTGAAACTGGACATCACGCCGTACGTCGGCTCGGATGGGCTGATTACGCTGGAGATCAAGCCCGATTTCCGGACTCCCGTGGGACAATTCTCGTCGGAGGTACCACCCACGATAAACAAGCGGGCGATGAGTTCGACGATCATTGTGCGGGAAGGAGAGACGATCGTACTCGGCGGCCTGGTGCAGGAGACGGAGTCGGAACTCAGGACGAGCGTGCCGATCCTCGGATCGATTCCGCTCCTTGGCTCACTTTTCTCGTCCACGACCAAGGACAAACGGAAGTCGCAGCTCATGATATACGTAACCCCACGCATCTCGTACGGGGAGGCCTTCCATAGCGCTTACGCTTTGCCGGGAGGTGATGAGTAG